One stretch of Oceanidesulfovibrio indonesiensis DNA includes these proteins:
- a CDS encoding 4Fe-4S dicluster domain-containing protein: protein MTFNTLLTISLAICAGGLLWRARRWFAGGVTQADRELSAGARIRHAGSAVLKALFGAKIIAATKGLVVDGLLQMRLYRADRLRWLAHILIFWGFIPLLALHAMDGVVTMKLFPSYYSTLDPWPFLRDLFGVITLAGVGLAIYRRIAGRSRMKTTAMDAVALGLIAAVVLSGFIVKAAKIPSRSEFHSMVEEFYDPTATEDVAALEALWVEEYGLAAETPGAAYSQEQLALGREVNEYSCVYCHSKPQSAPVSYAISRALTPVSRDADGGGLVAISYWLHVLVFFGGLAWLPFGKMRHAVTSPLSLIAERCSKDESPSEPALAVKRMLSLDACMQCGLCSDTCSVGVTACMFHNRNILPSVKLASISSGTASNNEDLAKLFEGLTVCTDCLRCTGVCPAGINLQDIWDAVRQEMSARGLTDVYALSPLGIHRAQAFPDTFHAVQESLEAQRGGAFAQATEKTVHAAGAFGGMLGGSGETGGFNLCFNCKTCTSSCPVVSLQGMDGLGLAPHQIIHATALGLDDLVASSRMLWACLGCYRCQENCPQGVRVADVLYIHKNNALARMKGALPKKES, encoded by the coding sequence ATGACATTCAACACTTTATTGACGATTTCCCTGGCGATCTGCGCGGGCGGCCTGCTCTGGCGGGCTCGACGCTGGTTTGCCGGCGGGGTGACCCAGGCGGATCGGGAGCTGTCCGCCGGTGCGCGCATCCGGCACGCCGGATCAGCCGTGCTCAAGGCACTGTTCGGCGCAAAAATAATCGCCGCCACCAAAGGGCTGGTCGTGGACGGCCTGCTCCAGATGCGGCTCTACCGGGCGGACCGATTGCGGTGGCTGGCGCATATCCTCATATTCTGGGGATTCATTCCTTTGCTGGCGCTGCACGCCATGGACGGCGTCGTCACCATGAAGCTCTTCCCGAGCTACTATTCCACTCTCGATCCCTGGCCATTCCTTCGCGACCTCTTCGGGGTCATCACATTGGCCGGTGTCGGGCTTGCGATCTATCGCCGCATCGCCGGGCGCTCACGTATGAAGACCACTGCCATGGACGCAGTGGCCCTCGGCCTCATCGCTGCGGTTGTGCTCTCCGGGTTCATCGTCAAGGCGGCGAAGATCCCGTCGCGCAGCGAGTTCCACAGCATGGTGGAGGAATTCTACGACCCCACGGCCACGGAGGACGTCGCCGCTCTGGAAGCGCTGTGGGTGGAGGAATACGGCCTGGCCGCCGAAACGCCAGGCGCCGCATACTCTCAGGAACAGCTGGCCCTCGGCCGGGAGGTCAACGAGTATTCCTGCGTGTACTGCCATTCCAAACCGCAGTCCGCGCCTGTGAGCTACGCCATTTCCCGCGCGCTCACGCCCGTGAGCCGGGATGCGGACGGCGGCGGCCTCGTCGCCATTTCGTACTGGCTGCACGTGCTCGTGTTCTTCGGCGGTCTGGCCTGGCTTCCTTTCGGCAAAATGCGCCACGCCGTGACGAGTCCGCTCAGCCTCATCGCCGAGCGCTGCTCGAAGGATGAATCGCCGAGCGAACCGGCGCTCGCCGTCAAACGCATGCTGTCGCTGGATGCCTGTATGCAGTGCGGGTTGTGCTCGGACACCTGTTCCGTCGGAGTCACTGCATGCATGTTTCACAACCGCAACATCCTGCCGTCCGTGAAGCTGGCGTCCATTAGCTCCGGAACTGCTTCCAACAACGAAGATCTGGCGAAACTCTTCGAGGGCCTCACCGTCTGCACGGATTGCCTGCGCTGCACGGGAGTGTGTCCGGCGGGCATCAACCTCCAGGATATCTGGGACGCCGTCCGGCAGGAAATGTCGGCCCGTGGTCTCACGGATGTCTACGCCCTCTCCCCCCTCGGCATCCATCGCGCCCAGGCATTTCCCGATACATTCCACGCTGTGCAGGAGTCGCTGGAAGCGCAGCGAGGCGGGGCTTTCGCCCAGGCCACGGAAAAAACTGTCCATGCGGCCGGCGCGTTCGGCGGCATGCTGGGCGGCAGCGGTGAAACCGGCGGCTTCAACCTGTGCTTCAACTGCAAGACCTGCACCTCATCCTGCCCTGTGGTCTCGCTGCAGGGTATGGACGGGCTGGGCCTGGCCCCGCACCAGATCATCCACGCCACGGCCCTGGGACTGGACGATCTCGTAGCTTCATCGCGGATGCTCTGGGCCTGCCTCGGCTGCTATCGCTGCCAGGAGAACTGCCCCCAGGGCGTTCGTGTGGCCGATGTGCTCTATATCCACAAGAACAACGCGCTCGCCCGGATGAAAGGCGCGCTGCCCAAGAAGGAGAGCTGA
- a CDS encoding CoB--CoM heterodisulfide reductase iron-sulfur subunit B family protein yields MAYAMFRCCVTANHLPEYDDSADALLAHFGIEAADVPGFGCCGYPLKNLDIMSSLAASARNLSLAERAGRTILTTCACCYGTLRHSARLLEDRALLAKVNEILAAEGLCYRGGADVRHLFHVLDEELGIERIEREAGGAHAFRDVAVQYGCKLLRPSLSVGELSPRSRSFFEELVSAAGSSPAPWGMEKECCGSAISTTDIELSDTIGQTKMAAAKRCGADGIVAACPFCMLQLREASRTADGVPVLSVSQLLCLALGIETKVDSLMQNAGAV; encoded by the coding sequence ATGGCATACGCCATGTTTCGGTGTTGCGTGACCGCAAACCATCTTCCCGAGTACGACGATTCCGCCGACGCGCTGCTTGCGCATTTCGGCATCGAAGCTGCGGATGTTCCCGGGTTCGGCTGCTGCGGCTACCCGCTGAAAAACCTGGACATCATGTCATCCCTGGCGGCCTCCGCGCGCAACCTTTCCCTGGCGGAACGCGCCGGCAGAACCATCCTGACGACCTGCGCATGCTGCTACGGCACGTTGCGCCACTCTGCCCGCCTGCTCGAAGACCGGGCTCTGCTGGCCAAGGTGAACGAGATACTGGCGGCCGAAGGTTTGTGCTATCGCGGCGGCGCCGACGTGCGCCACCTTTTCCACGTACTCGACGAAGAGTTGGGCATAGAACGCATTGAACGTGAAGCCGGCGGCGCGCACGCCTTCAGGGACGTGGCCGTCCAATACGGGTGCAAGCTTCTGCGTCCCAGCCTTTCCGTTGGGGAATTGTCGCCCCGGTCGCGTTCTTTCTTCGAAGAGCTTGTCTCCGCCGCAGGGTCCTCGCCCGCGCCATGGGGTATGGAGAAGGAATGCTGCGGCTCGGCCATCAGCACGACGGATATAGAACTGTCCGACACCATCGGGCAGACCAAGATGGCCGCGGCAAAACGCTGCGGAGCCGACGGGATCGTGGCGGCCTGCCCTTTCTGCATGCTGCAATTGCGCGAGGCGTCGCGAACAGCCGACGGCGTGCCCGTCCTGTCTGTTTCACAGCTGCTGTGCCTGGCGCTGGGAATAGAAACGAAGGTCGACAGCCTGATGCAGAACGCCGGCGCGGTTTGA
- a CDS encoding Crp/Fnr family transcriptional regulator: protein MAGSTANTPVGNGHWHMEIKDFFHGIPEVRERFLELATRKVYPKNEIIFFEDDVSPSCFYLEKGIVKIFKISLSGKEPIFFMRHQGEMFGLAEVTENKRRKCNAQTLTDCVLHVLPKEKFEELVATSPAFALMVINILGARVRYLGDQIESLMVCDVSVRLAKLLVYLVFNQLGDPESWEQAVEIEKKLTQEQMAAMTGSCQQTISETLKAFQAEGLIEVNRRRITLLNPLALLSKAQK, encoded by the coding sequence ATGGCAGGTTCAACCGCGAACACCCCTGTTGGCAACGGCCACTGGCACATGGAGATCAAGGACTTTTTCCATGGCATACCGGAGGTGCGCGAGCGGTTTCTTGAACTCGCCACGCGAAAGGTCTACCCGAAGAACGAGATTATTTTCTTCGAGGACGATGTGAGCCCGTCCTGCTTTTATCTGGAAAAGGGCATCGTCAAGATCTTCAAGATCAGCCTCTCGGGCAAAGAGCCCATCTTCTTCATGCGCCACCAGGGGGAGATGTTCGGCCTCGCCGAGGTGACGGAAAACAAGAGGCGCAAATGCAACGCCCAGACGCTCACCGATTGTGTGCTCCACGTCCTGCCCAAGGAAAAATTTGAGGAACTCGTAGCGACTTCTCCTGCCTTCGCCCTCATGGTCATCAACATCCTCGGCGCACGCGTACGTTACCTGGGAGACCAGATCGAGAGTCTCATGGTCTGCGACGTGAGCGTCCGCCTGGCCAAACTGCTCGTGTACCTCGTGTTCAACCAGCTCGGAGATCCGGAATCCTGGGAACAGGCTGTGGAGATCGAAAAGAAGCTCACCCAGGAGCAGATGGCCGCCATGACGGGATCCTGCCAGCAGACCATCAGCGAGACGCTCAAGGCGTTTCAGGCAGAAGGCCTCATCGAGGTGAACAGGCGCCGCATCACATTGCTCAATCCCCTCGCGCTTCTTTCTAAAGCGCAGAAGTAG
- a CDS encoding 4Fe-4S binding protein — translation MPPKVDWEKCDGCKGKDEPLCEQICPGNLMTLNENNKAFCRPYRHCWDCMSCTKVCPVGAIETRIPFQIGYHGAKLIPMMGTDTITWTCQDIHGNVTRFRYKNRTDED, via the coding sequence ATGCCGCCGAAAGTAGATTGGGAAAAATGTGATGGCTGCAAGGGCAAGGACGAGCCTCTGTGCGAGCAGATCTGTCCCGGCAACCTCATGACCCTGAACGAGAACAACAAGGCGTTCTGCCGCCCGTACCGCCACTGCTGGGACTGCATGTCCTGCACCAAGGTGTGCCCCGTGGGCGCCATTGAAACGCGCATTCCGTTCCAGATCGGCTACCACGGTGCCAAGCTCATCCCCATGATGGGCACCGACACCATCACCTGGACCTGTCAGGACATCCACGGCAACGTCACCCGCTTCCGGTACAAGAACCGCACGGACGAGGACTAA
- a CDS encoding hydrogenase iron-sulfur subunit — protein sequence MAKIIPKIGVFFNDRGGRLSGSLDLEALVDKTAKIKGVKHVAVASELTHEDTTGAVDALIRSEEIDRVLWVGSYPDAFRIEAVHTLAEAGLNSYMHEWFDPGDQGLLNTETDDAVRQKKALTLMKMEVARAKQLAPLEGMELPANERVAVIGAGVTGLHAAAALIKSGKPVTMVEQASGVGGKVAQLARFYPLMCDPRCGLEHVLFDLMNSELLDLRTLSKVERVEGSPGNFELTVRSVPRYVTDACDGCGLCQSVCPVTLDDTVPQPNCSLSEEARVSLEAEAQTSATPETGAEGSADSSQAADAGEATSDLQPIEARPRAQEHVTPAERPARFMRKAIHPAWPMPQPSAYVVERDHCPEGCRACADICPNKALDLDEEAKVETVNAGAVLTATGWDLYEMERLRDYGFGEYPNVVSSLEMERMLASEDPHTERIEGFSAGDFRKVGFIQCAGSRDERHLDYCSGVCCSATLKQIQDLRRRNPDVTCYVYYMDIRTPGFDERMYREVREAGNVVFIRERPAQVGFDEATGKAVIESLDEVLGKRVSTELDLLVLAGGMKPSAGGVEAGKVLRMPTDGYGFFESHRQCYPAETQRTGIFAAGCAREPMNVSQSVESGVSAAMRAMPFLEGSLRVEPTYPEFSEKKCDSCGRCVEECPFAVLTFNEKDIPVPDLARCRQCGNCMGICPKTAVNLRDSTIKQYATQIETLAESAFLPKGEPIVCAFLCENDAWLAHRAAQKEGRVPAGVVALKVPCAGAVNNALIADALSYGVDGVYIGACPDGTCHYVRGNELIRKRSDDLVDKLKNMAMDAERVAFEGIGPRDVDLYAESLRACLETLREKGPNPFRM from the coding sequence ATGGCCAAGATCATCCCGAAAATCGGTGTGTTCTTCAATGATCGGGGGGGCCGCCTGAGCGGCTCCCTGGATCTTGAAGCGCTCGTCGACAAGACCGCGAAGATCAAGGGCGTCAAGCACGTCGCGGTGGCCTCGGAGCTCACGCACGAGGACACCACCGGGGCGGTCGATGCGCTGATCCGGTCCGAAGAGATCGACCGGGTGCTCTGGGTCGGTTCGTATCCCGACGCCTTCAGGATCGAAGCGGTGCACACGCTGGCTGAGGCCGGGTTGAACAGCTACATGCACGAGTGGTTCGACCCCGGGGACCAGGGGCTCCTGAACACCGAGACGGATGACGCCGTACGGCAGAAAAAGGCCCTGACCCTGATGAAGATGGAAGTGGCCCGGGCCAAGCAACTCGCCCCGTTGGAGGGCATGGAGCTGCCGGCCAACGAGCGCGTCGCCGTTATCGGCGCCGGCGTGACTGGACTGCACGCCGCGGCTGCGCTCATCAAGTCGGGCAAACCCGTAACCATGGTGGAGCAGGCCTCCGGCGTGGGCGGCAAGGTCGCCCAGCTGGCGCGGTTCTATCCGCTCATGTGCGACCCTCGTTGCGGACTGGAGCACGTGCTCTTCGACCTCATGAATTCCGAACTGCTCGACCTGCGCACACTGTCCAAGGTGGAGCGGGTGGAGGGTTCGCCGGGCAATTTCGAGCTCACGGTGCGCAGTGTCCCACGCTACGTTACCGATGCCTGCGACGGCTGCGGGCTGTGCCAGTCCGTTTGCCCCGTGACTCTGGACGACACCGTTCCTCAGCCGAATTGTTCGCTTTCGGAAGAGGCGCGGGTGTCTCTGGAAGCCGAGGCGCAAACATCTGCAACCCCGGAAACCGGCGCAGAAGGCAGTGCCGATTCGTCCCAGGCTGCGGATGCCGGCGAGGCAACCTCGGACCTGCAACCCATCGAGGCGCGGCCACGTGCGCAGGAGCACGTGACTCCGGCAGAGCGCCCAGCGAGGTTCATGCGCAAAGCGATCCATCCGGCCTGGCCCATGCCCCAGCCCTCCGCCTATGTGGTGGAGCGCGATCATTGCCCGGAAGGATGCAGGGCCTGTGCGGACATTTGCCCGAACAAGGCGCTGGATCTCGACGAAGAAGCGAAGGTTGAAACGGTTAACGCCGGCGCTGTGCTCACCGCAACGGGTTGGGACCTCTACGAGATGGAGCGCCTCCGGGACTACGGGTTCGGCGAGTACCCGAATGTGGTGTCGAGCCTGGAGATGGAACGGATGCTGGCAAGCGAGGACCCGCACACCGAACGGATCGAAGGGTTCTCGGCCGGCGACTTCAGGAAGGTCGGGTTCATTCAGTGCGCCGGCAGCCGCGACGAACGCCATCTGGACTACTGTTCCGGGGTGTGCTGCTCCGCCACCCTCAAGCAGATCCAGGACCTGCGGCGCAGAAATCCGGATGTGACCTGCTACGTCTACTACATGGACATCCGCACCCCCGGTTTCGACGAGCGCATGTATCGCGAGGTCCGCGAGGCCGGCAACGTGGTCTTCATCCGCGAGCGGCCGGCGCAGGTCGGATTCGACGAAGCCACGGGCAAGGCCGTCATCGAGAGTCTGGACGAAGTGCTCGGCAAGCGCGTGTCCACGGAGCTCGACCTGCTCGTGCTCGCCGGCGGCATGAAGCCTTCGGCCGGCGGCGTGGAGGCCGGTAAGGTGCTGCGCATGCCCACAGACGGCTATGGCTTTTTCGAGTCACACCGACAATGCTACCCGGCGGAGACGCAGCGCACCGGCATATTCGCCGCCGGCTGTGCGCGCGAGCCCATGAACGTCTCGCAGTCGGTGGAATCCGGTGTGTCGGCGGCCATGAGGGCCATGCCCTTCCTGGAGGGATCGCTGAGGGTCGAACCGACGTATCCGGAGTTCAGCGAGAAGAAGTGCGACTCCTGCGGACGCTGCGTGGAAGAGTGCCCGTTCGCCGTGCTCACCTTCAATGAAAAGGACATCCCGGTTCCGGATCTGGCCAGGTGCCGCCAGTGCGGCAACTGCATGGGAATCTGTCCCAAGACGGCCGTCAACCTCCGGGACTCCACCATCAAACAGTACGCCACGCAGATCGAGACGCTGGCGGAGAGCGCATTCCTGCCCAAGGGCGAACCCATCGTCTGCGCATTCCTGTGCGAAAACGACGCCTGGCTTGCCCACCGTGCGGCCCAGAAGGAAGGCCGGGTGCCGGCCGGGGTTGTTGCTCTGAAGGTGCCCTGCGCCGGCGCAGTGAACAACGCCTTGATTGCCGACGCCCTCTCCTACGGCGTGGACGGTGTATAC
- a CDS encoding adenylyl-sulfate reductase subunit alpha has translation MAKELPKSLDQVETKTVECDLLIVGGGNAGCFAAYEAKQVNPDLNVVIMEKANIKRSGACAAGMDALNTYIPTWDGKTPEDLVRWSREQVGGGPIREDLALSNAQELNQCVEELEEWGLPIIYDEDEEHPHYRGSWDISIHGEQLKPIMAEKAMDSAEVYNRIVATALIMDGERCAGAMGFGVRDGKFYVFKAKATIVSTGGACGIYKSYTSDGTASHHQTWMCPFNVGTGYAMGLRKGAEFTSMEQRWVAARTKDYCGPVDTVSVGYKAKMMNAKGEYFLNERYAHLGGDKAPRYIRANAPMEEWREGRGPTYVDSTHLDEEQCKNMLTDYLNERPSFVLYLAANGIDPTEQPVEVYGSDPYIVGGHTGSGYWVDMERMTTVPGLFAAGETAGGNPNKFVGGCAAEGKLATRGAIKFIEANGDVNIDESQVEAEKARVFKPLFRGKDFDGLTPEEIKERLQRLMDEYAGGTSQFYRCNEEQLDYALKHIKLLQEQSGEYITASDLHELMHAHEVFDRIDVAEIVCHHLKGRKETRWSGWQTRSDYPERDDENFNCFVETRKNPETGEIEVFTRPYERIVD, from the coding sequence ATGGCCAAAGAACTGCCAAAGAGCCTGGATCAGGTCGAAACCAAGACGGTGGAATGCGATCTGCTCATCGTGGGCGGCGGCAACGCCGGATGTTTCGCCGCGTACGAGGCCAAGCAGGTCAATCCCGACCTGAACGTGGTGATCATGGAAAAGGCCAACATCAAACGCAGCGGCGCCTGCGCGGCCGGAATGGACGCCCTGAACACATACATCCCCACCTGGGACGGCAAGACTCCCGAGGATCTGGTTCGCTGGTCGCGCGAGCAGGTAGGCGGCGGCCCCATCCGCGAGGATCTGGCTCTGTCCAACGCTCAGGAGCTCAACCAGTGTGTCGAGGAGCTCGAGGAGTGGGGTCTGCCGATCATTTATGACGAGGACGAAGAGCATCCCCATTACCGCGGCTCCTGGGATATCTCCATCCACGGCGAACAGCTCAAGCCGATCATGGCGGAAAAGGCCATGGACTCGGCAGAGGTCTACAACCGCATCGTGGCCACGGCGCTCATCATGGACGGCGAGCGTTGCGCCGGCGCCATGGGCTTCGGCGTTCGCGACGGCAAGTTCTACGTCTTCAAGGCCAAGGCGACCATCGTTTCCACCGGCGGCGCCTGCGGCATCTACAAGTCCTACACCTCGGACGGCACCGCTTCCCACCACCAGACCTGGATGTGCCCGTTCAACGTGGGCACGGGCTACGCCATGGGCCTGCGCAAGGGCGCGGAATTCACTTCCATGGAGCAGCGCTGGGTGGCCGCCCGCACCAAGGACTACTGCGGCCCGGTGGACACAGTGTCCGTGGGCTACAAAGCCAAGATGATGAACGCCAAGGGCGAGTACTTCCTCAATGAGCGCTACGCCCACCTTGGCGGCGACAAGGCCCCCCGTTACATCCGGGCCAACGCCCCTATGGAGGAATGGCGCGAGGGGCGCGGCCCCACCTACGTGGACAGCACCCACCTGGACGAAGAACAGTGCAAGAACATGCTCACGGACTACCTGAACGAGCGTCCGTCATTCGTGCTCTACCTTGCGGCCAACGGCATCGACCCCACCGAGCAGCCCGTGGAAGTCTACGGCTCCGACCCCTACATCGTGGGTGGCCACACCGGCTCCGGCTACTGGGTGGACATGGAGCGCATGACCACCGTGCCCGGTCTGTTCGCTGCGGGCGAAACCGCCGGCGGCAATCCCAACAAGTTCGTGGGGGGCTGCGCGGCTGAAGGCAAGCTGGCCACCCGCGGGGCCATAAAATTCATCGAAGCCAACGGCGACGTGAACATCGACGAGTCCCAGGTGGAAGCCGAAAAGGCGCGCGTGTTCAAGCCGCTGTTCCGCGGCAAGGACTTCGACGGCCTGACTCCCGAAGAGATCAAGGAGCGCCTGCAGCGCCTCATGGACGAGTACGCCGGCGGCACCTCGCAGTTCTATCGCTGCAACGAGGAGCAGCTGGACTACGCCCTCAAGCACATCAAGCTGCTGCAGGAGCAGTCCGGCGAGTACATCACGGCCTCGGACCTGCACGAGTTGATGCATGCGCACGAGGTTTTCGATCGCATCGATGTGGCCGAGATCGTCTGCCACCACCTCAAAGGCCGCAAGGAAACCCGCTGGAGCGGCTGGCAGACCCGTTCGGACTACCCGGAACGCGACGACGAGAACTTCAATTGCTTCGTCGAGACCAGGAAGAATCCGGAAACCGGAGAGATCGAGGTCTTCACGCGTCCGTACGAGCGGATCGTGGACTAG